A stretch of Endozoicomonas sp. SCSIO W0465 DNA encodes these proteins:
- the ssb gene encoding single-stranded DNA-binding protein has translation MSRGVNKVILVGHVGQDPVVRYTPGGEAVANISLATSEKWKDRNGQPQERTEWHRIVTFGKLADIAQQLVRKGSKLYIEGKLQTRKWQDNHGQDRYTTEVVVTGFNGQIQILDKLNEQPAQQQQQHQPPQHAAHHGNHHQPQNTRYPTKTNPPSSPPAEGYDDYDDSIPF, from the coding sequence ATGAGCAGAGGCGTTAATAAAGTCATCCTGGTTGGGCATGTCGGGCAGGACCCCGTCGTGCGCTATACCCCCGGTGGCGAAGCGGTGGCCAACATCAGTCTTGCTACCTCGGAGAAATGGAAGGACCGGAACGGACAGCCACAGGAAAGAACCGAGTGGCACCGCATCGTCACCTTCGGCAAGCTGGCAGACATTGCCCAGCAGCTGGTGCGCAAGGGCAGCAAGCTCTACATCGAAGGCAAACTCCAGACCCGCAAGTGGCAGGACAATCACGGCCAGGACCGATACACCACGGAAGTCGTGGTCACCGGCTTCAACGGACAGATTCAGATCCTGGACAAGCTGAATGAGCAGCCTGCCCAGCAACAACAACAGCATCAGCCACCACAACACGCCGCTCACCACGGCAACCATCACCAGCCACAGAACACCCGCTACCCAACCAAGACGAACCCGCCGTCATCGCCACCCGCTGAGGG
- a CDS encoding helix-turn-helix domain-containing protein, with amino-acid sequence MHVTIHWSERARQKASELGIRDLEIASRSGWSKSSVSLWMNGQREPKLEQKMAVAEVLGVSVHWLDTGEEALEDHKLPVITMDDIEKFWAEIEEKGKVYQETSGIRIIESCSENSFLVIMDNDTMIDLTNAEKKHIPEGSSVQIDVDTMPQSGDILLVQHNNRMVLREWKRLSATEHYLRVINRLYSNLDFTHEGDIMEIFKGTAVGYSLSLR; translated from the coding sequence ATGCATGTGACGATTCACTGGTCAGAACGAGCCCGACAGAAGGCAAGCGAACTCGGCATCCGGGATCTGGAGATTGCATCACGATCAGGCTGGAGTAAGTCCAGTGTCAGTCTGTGGATGAATGGTCAGCGCGAGCCCAAGCTGGAACAGAAAATGGCCGTGGCCGAAGTATTGGGCGTGAGCGTTCACTGGCTGGATACTGGCGAAGAAGCCCTGGAAGATCACAAACTGCCAGTGATCACCATGGATGACATCGAAAAATTCTGGGCAGAAATTGAGGAGAAGGGGAAGGTATACCAGGAGACTTCCGGTATCCGCATTATCGAGTCCTGCAGCGAGAACAGCTTTCTGGTCATTATGGACAACGATACGATGATTGATCTGACCAATGCCGAGAAGAAGCATATTCCGGAAGGCAGTTCTGTACAAATTGATGTCGATACCATGCCTCAATCCGGCGATATTCTTCTGGTTCAGCATAACAACCGAATGGTTCTGCGGGAGTGGAAACGCCTCAGCGCGACCGAGCACTACCTCAGGGTCATCAACCGGCTCTACAGCAACCTGGATTTCACCCATGAGGGAGACATCATGGAGATTTTTAAAGGAACAGCGGTAGGCTATAGCCTGTCACTTCGTTAA
- a CDS encoding ERF family protein: MPAKKKVQECITQETHPITVPDTTPVTEMGQLLNRVLENGANIETLERVMKLYEHRQEKLAEQQFNHAFAAFQKELPAVKKSKTASFTTTKGYTMKYSYASMDDVVQAVQPVLHTVGLSYWFEQSQEQVAVQKEVERQQGLTEIRPVTVSMITITCHLGHVSGHAIHNTVSGPVDASGNKNQIQQMSSAVTYLKRIALVGILGVACTDDDVDGHAPDVPTEKPSVYPDDDFQRNLPDWTARIESGRNTVEDIIINAESRAPLSPQQVQHIQAIQPRSIQPHSTQEANK; this comes from the coding sequence ATGCCCGCTAAAAAGAAAGTGCAGGAGTGTATCACCCAGGAAACCCACCCAATTACGGTGCCGGACACCACCCCCGTTACTGAAATGGGTCAGCTGCTCAACCGCGTTCTGGAGAACGGCGCCAATATCGAAACCCTGGAACGGGTCATGAAACTCTACGAACATCGGCAGGAAAAGCTGGCAGAGCAGCAGTTCAACCACGCCTTTGCCGCTTTTCAAAAAGAACTGCCTGCGGTCAAAAAGAGCAAGACTGCCAGCTTCACCACCACCAAAGGCTACACCATGAAATACAGTTATGCCTCCATGGATGATGTGGTGCAGGCAGTTCAACCGGTGCTGCACACAGTGGGTCTCAGCTACTGGTTTGAACAATCTCAGGAACAGGTAGCGGTACAAAAGGAGGTTGAACGACAACAAGGCCTCACAGAAATACGACCGGTGACCGTTAGCATGATCACCATCACCTGCCACCTGGGGCATGTATCCGGTCACGCCATCCACAATACCGTCTCTGGTCCGGTGGACGCCAGCGGCAACAAAAACCAGATCCAGCAAATGTCCTCTGCGGTCACCTATCTGAAGCGGATCGCACTGGTCGGTATCCTTGGCGTGGCCTGCACCGATGACGATGTGGACGGCCATGCACCGGACGTACCGACGGAAAAGCCATCGGTTTACCCGGACGACGACTTCCAGCGCAACCTGCCGGACTGGACTGCCCGTATCGAGTCCGGCCGCAACACCGTGGAAGACATCATCATCAATGCCGAAAGCAGAGCCCCCCTTTCCCCCCAACAGGTTCAGCACATCCAGGCTATCCAGCCACGTTCCATCCAACCACACTCCACCCAGGAGGCCAATAAATGA
- a CDS encoding YqaJ viral recombinase family protein → MKLINVKQGSPEWLALRRAHFTASEAPAMMGDSPFISRDQLIYQKVTGYTPPVTPQQQHRFDMGHAAEAEARPIIEVQEMKTLFPVTGTRTVEGLPLLASFDGLDLDRKLIFEHKLWNPKVVAQIEGEGIEPGYYWQLEQQLLVSNQKGGRVIFVCSDGTRENLRWVYYDAHDDRRHTLIEGWHQFKADLEQAERLHDKGKLPNPYAEAVVRHDDTFQKAEQSYHLALQTLNAAKALAEKTKQDLIDLTGGAKTKGSQFQLYPTYRKGNVKWQDAFKAMLPEVPMKDLEKYKGKPATVWTVKPLN, encoded by the coding sequence ATGAAACTGATCAATGTCAAACAGGGCAGTCCTGAATGGCTGGCTTTGCGGCGGGCACACTTCACCGCCAGTGAAGCACCCGCCATGATGGGCGACAGCCCCTTCATCAGCCGTGACCAACTGATCTATCAGAAAGTCACCGGCTATACGCCACCGGTTACGCCCCAGCAGCAACATCGTTTTGATATGGGGCACGCAGCAGAAGCTGAGGCTCGCCCCATCATTGAAGTACAGGAGATGAAAACCCTCTTCCCGGTGACTGGCACCCGGACCGTGGAAGGCCTGCCCCTGCTGGCCAGCTTTGACGGCCTTGATCTGGATCGAAAACTGATCTTCGAACACAAACTCTGGAACCCAAAAGTCGTCGCCCAGATCGAAGGGGAAGGTATTGAACCCGGTTACTACTGGCAACTGGAGCAACAGCTGCTGGTCAGTAACCAGAAAGGGGGTCGGGTCATCTTTGTCTGCTCCGATGGCACCCGTGAAAACCTTCGCTGGGTCTATTACGACGCTCACGACGATCGACGTCATACCCTGATCGAAGGCTGGCATCAATTCAAGGCCGATCTGGAGCAAGCGGAGAGACTGCACGATAAAGGGAAACTCCCCAACCCGTACGCTGAAGCCGTCGTTCGACACGATGACACCTTCCAAAAAGCAGAACAGAGCTACCACCTAGCCCTGCAGACACTGAATGCCGCCAAAGCCCTGGCAGAGAAGACCAAACAGGACCTGATCGACCTGACCGGAGGTGCCAAAACCAAAGGCAGCCAATTCCAGCTCTACCCCACCTACCGCAAAGGCAACGTGAAATGGCAGGACGCCTTCAAAGCCATGCTGCCGGAAGTCCCCATGAAAGACCTGGAGAAATACAAAGGCAAACCGGCCACGGTCTGGACAGTAAAACCCCTGAACTAA